From Acinetobacter lwoffii, a single genomic window includes:
- a CDS encoding carbohydrate porin gives MYLSPLSKAVYLCCASFILTTTTVHAEAAFSSESPWMLGDWNGQRTALQNQGYDFSFGYTGEMATLIDAQRSSNHRTEYADQFVFGAHLDLAKIAGWQDTEAQITVTQRNGQSLSQSAAALNGHLSSVQEVWGRGQTWRLTDLWIKKKFLEQKLDVKVGRFGEGEDFNSFDCDFQNLALCGSQVGNWVGDQWYNWPVSQWAARVKYNINPEFYAQVGAYEYNPENLERGKGFNLSTDGSKGAMLPAEVVWTPKLGEQKLPGEYRAGYYYSTADAEVISNPDQTDHHHGGWIVAKQQLTAHDGDTSRGLTGFINATVHDSKTNTVSDMQNIGLVYKGAMDSRPQDEIAFGIARINMNDDVSTDHHQEIDAEIYYGLHATNWLTIRPNVQYVRHVGADKDGENVWVGGIKFNTSF, from the coding sequence ATGTATCTCTCCCCATTATCGAAGGCCGTTTACCTTTGCTGTGCCTCTTTCATCTTAACCACGACCACTGTGCATGCTGAAGCTGCTTTCAGTTCGGAAAGCCCGTGGATGCTCGGTGACTGGAACGGGCAACGTACAGCGCTCCAAAACCAGGGCTATGATTTCAGTTTTGGTTATACCGGTGAAATGGCAACCTTGATCGATGCGCAAAGATCTTCAAACCATAGAACTGAATATGCGGACCAGTTTGTTTTTGGGGCACATCTGGATCTGGCAAAAATTGCAGGTTGGCAAGACACTGAAGCACAAATAACAGTGACCCAGCGTAACGGTCAGTCACTGTCTCAAAGCGCTGCTGCTTTAAACGGTCATTTGAGTTCAGTACAAGAGGTCTGGGGCCGTGGTCAAACCTGGCGTCTGACTGATTTATGGATCAAGAAAAAATTCCTGGAACAAAAACTGGATGTGAAAGTCGGGCGCTTCGGTGAAGGTGAAGACTTCAACAGTTTTGACTGCGATTTTCAGAATCTGGCCCTATGCGGTTCACAAGTCGGGAACTGGGTCGGTGATCAGTGGTACAACTGGCCGGTAAGCCAATGGGCTGCACGGGTCAAATACAATATTAACCCTGAATTTTATGCCCAAGTCGGTGCTTATGAGTACAACCCTGAGAATCTGGAACGTGGTAAAGGGTTTAATCTGAGTACGGATGGTTCTAAAGGGGCAATGCTTCCTGCAGAAGTGGTTTGGACGCCTAAACTGGGTGAACAGAAACTACCGGGTGAATATCGTGCCGGTTATTACTACAGTACAGCGGATGCTGAAGTCATTTCCAATCCAGATCAAACAGATCACCACCACGGTGGCTGGATCGTTGCCAAGCAACAATTGACTGCACATGACGGAGATACTTCGCGTGGTTTGACCGGCTTTATAAATGCGACAGTGCATGACTCCAAAACCAATACCGTCAGCGATATGCAAAATATTGGACTGGTTTATAAGGGTGCAATGGATTCACGCCCTCAAGATGAAATCGCATTTGGTATTGCACGCATCAACATGAATGACGATGTCAGTACTGACCATCATCAAGAAATCGATGCAGAAATTTATTATGGCTTACATGCCACCAACTGGCTCACTATTCGCCCGAATGTGCAATATGTGCGTCACGTCGGTGCGGACAAAGACGGTGAAAATGTATGGGTGGGCGGAATCAAGTTTAATACGTCATTTTAA